The following proteins come from a genomic window of Lolium rigidum isolate FL_2022 chromosome 5, APGP_CSIRO_Lrig_0.1, whole genome shotgun sequence:
- the LOC124656587 gene encoding uncharacterized protein LOC124656587 codes for MARSRKSRAKTQTKTKTPPAVSPPPPEKPQAAVGGISVLSEGDLRDILRRLSLADLLRAALACHRWRRVAAGCLPRAAPLLGYFFQPVKTSLPAPIRETKGPHYDAVFAPLDASSPRLSLDFAPDASRYELLDCHEGLLVLEPTASVPKAIHRRLLVLDPATHRRALLPPPPRDTVPDDRRWRSSRYYIGSALLSRAHPSKLCFEAVCFAIDGRHPRVWVASFDNGQCRWRSLPLAEQVVVDFDPYWFDSFCVHAAGKMYWHICNSDRVLALDAATLHFSYLQAPAGLPGICCKYRIGETPDGRLCVVTVEDQVMRRWVRGDIRSSDDGWVLEREMNLRKVYDTVPGLPRDMRARVASIWVTDIDAGHKDRLFIQMLGYGRYSFDLNTGKLEPLPTKNGKEYGHPIFAYFLAWPPALLAAGY; via the coding sequence ATGGCGCGGTCGCGGAAAAGCAGAGCCAaaacccaaaccaaaaccaaaacccCACCGGCGGTTTCTCCCCCACCGCCGGAGAAGCCACAGGCTGCGGTAGGAGGGATTTCCGTCCTATCCGAGGGCGACCTCCGCGATATCCTCCGCCGCCTCTCCCTCGCCGacctcctccgcgccgccctcgcctgccACCGCTGGCGCCGGGTCGCCGCAGGCTGCCTGCCCCGCGCCGCTCCCCTCCTCGGCTACTTCTTCCAGCCCGTCAAAACCTCTCTCCCAGCGCCCATCAGGGAAACCAAGGGACCCCACTACGACGCCGTGTTCGCTCCACTCGACGCCTCCTCGCCGCGCCTCTCCCTCGACTTCGCCCCGGACGCCTCCCGCTACGAGCTGCTGGACTGCCACGAAGGCCTCCTGGTTCTCGAGCCGACCGCGTCGGTCCCCAAGGcgatccaccgccgcctcctcgtcctcgacccgGCCACCCACCGCCGCGCtcttctcccgccgccgccgcgggacaCGGTGCCCGACGACCGCCGATGGCGCAGCTCCAGGTACTACATCGGCTCCGCGCTTCTCTCCCGCGCGCACCCGAGCAAGCTCTGCTTCGAGGCCGTCTGCTTCGCCATCGACGGCAGGCACCCGCGCGTCTGGGTCGCGTCCTTCGACAACGGCCAGTGCCGCTGGCGCTCGCTCCCGTTGGCCGAGCAGGTCGTGGTCGATTTCgacccctactggttcgatagctTCTGCGTGCACGCTGCCGGGAAGATGTACTGGCACATCTGCAACTCGGATCGCGTGCTCGCGCTGGACGCTGCCACGCTGCACTTCTCCTACCTGCAAGCGCCGGCGGGCCTGCCGGGGATCTGCTGCAAGTACCGCATCGGGGAGACGCCTGACGGGCGGCTGTGCGTCGTGACCGTGGAGGACCAGGTGATGCGGCGCTGGGTGCGCGGGGATATCAGGTCCAGCGACGACGGGTGGGTTCTggagagggagatgaatctacgcAAGGTGTACGACACGGTGCCGGGCCTGCCCAGGGACATGAGGGCCAGGGTAGCAAGCATCTGGGTCACCGACATCGACGCGGGGCACAAAGATAGGCTGTTCATCCAGATGTTGGGATACGGGCGCTACTCGTTCGATCTCAACACCGGGAAGCTGGAGCCCCTTCCGACCAAGAATGGTAAAGAGTATGGACATCCCATCTTCGCCTACTTCCTGGCCTGGCCGCCTGCCTTGCTCGCTGCAGGGTACTGA